The window TGTATTCCGGCGGACCGGCTCGCCGGTCCTAGAAGCGCCGGTTGACCACGAACACCGCGGCCGCGCACATCACCATGCCGGCGATCGCCAGCGCATCGAGCTTTTCCCCAAACAGCAGATAAGCCATCAGCGCCGTCACGGCGGGCACCAGATAGAACAGGCTTGCAACAGACGTGGCGGCGGCATGGCGGATCAGCCAGTACAGCAGCCCGATCGACCCGATCGAGAGGGCCACGGCGAGCCAGGCCAGCGCCAGCATGAACTCGCGCGTCCAGTGCACCACGCGGTCCTCGAACAGGAAGGCGCCGATCGCGAAGAAGATCGTGACGGAGACGTACTGCACGAGATTGCCGGCGCGCCAGTCGATGTGGTTGCAATAGCGGCGCTGATAGAGCGTGCCGAGCGTGATGCTGATCAGCGCGACGACGGAGGCGAGCCAGCCGAGCCCGGCTTCGCCGGTCATGGGACGGCCGTGCAGGATCAGCACGACGCCGCCGAGGCCAAGGACGAGCCCCGCCCATTGCACCGGCGTCACCTTCTCCCCGAGCCAGCGGTTGGCGATGGTCGAGGTCAGGATCGGCTGAAGGCCCGGAATGAGCGCGGAGAGCCCGGCCGGAATCGAGTGCGCGATCGCGATTGCGGTGCCGCCGAGATAGAAGCCATGGACGAGAATGCCGGCGACGGCGCTGTGCGCGATGCCGATCCGGTCCGGCCATTTCGGTCGCGCAATCGCGACGATGATCGCCATCAGACCGACCACGAACGCCATGCGGATGGCGAGATAGGTCAGGGGGTCGGCATTGTTGACGACGTATTTGGTGCCGATGAAGCCCGTGCTCCAGAGCAGGACGAACAGGATCGGCGCGGCGCGGGCGGTCAGGGCTTCTTGATTATGATTCATTGCCGCCTCATTGCCCCACCGGGGGCCAATGCGGCAATGCGAATTTCGGCCAATTTCGTCCGGACGATGCTGCGCTGCGACGGACCGGACGGCTCAGCCGCTCACCATTCGTCTGGACAGGGATCGATGATCTTCCAGAGCTCGACGCCGTTCTTGATCTTTTTCATGTCGGTGGTGAGCCCGCCATTGCGGCGAATCCAGTCCTTCACCGTGTCGGGGTAATAGGCCATCAGGTCGGACGTCCCCTCCGCGCTGGTGACCTTGATGCCGAAGGTGAAGGCCTTGTCGTAATAGGCTTGGTGGAAGCCGAGGCTGGCGCGCGGCGTCACGCAGATCTTGTTCATCGGCACGATGCCGAGCACCAAGGTACAGGCCGAGTTGCAGATGCCGTCGATGATGACGCGCTCGCCCTTCTCGCGGACGCGCTTGTACTTGGCCTTGTACTCCTCGACATAGCCGCCGTGGTCGCGGGTAATGTGCAGCTCGGCCCGCGCCGGCGTGGCGGCGACGACCGAGAGCAACAGCAGGCTCAGAAGCGTGATGCGCATGGCGAGGTGACGGCGAAAGCCTTCAGGAATGGACCGGCCTATGGACCCCAAGAAGCCGGCAACAGGAGTCTTGAGCTAATTCTCTTTGGTCACACTTGTGTGGGGAATTCGTTAAGCATCTCGAAAAGGCCAAAAATGGGCAAGTCGGACCACAGAACCGGCAATTCTGTCACACCCACCCGGGAAACTGCGGGATTGCCCCCGTTTTCCGGGCTGCAGACGGGTGTTCCGGCCGCCCGAACTGGCTATAAACGGCTGACCTATTCGTGTGGGTTCCGGAGATTCGAGATGAGCAAGTTGAAGCTTGTAGCCGCGATTGCTGCCCTGTCGGCCGCAATCCTTGCCCCTGGCCTCGCAGAGGCACGGGGGCATCACCGGTACCATCGCTATCACACGAACCCGCTGCCCTACCCGATCAGCTATCTGCACAATTACGGGCCCGGCATAACGCCCGGGACGTTCGCCTTTTATGACGGCCCGTCGACCAACCATTGCTACCAGAGCGCAGCCGCCTATGTCGGCCAGGACCGCCGCCGGCACCCCTGCTACTGAGGGGCGCAGGCGCGTCGCGGGGCCGCTATTTGGCGGCGCCCGACAGCAGCAATTGCTTCTCGATTTCGTAGACCGGCAGTTTGACGAGGTCCTTGCCGACCTCGCCCTGGAGTGCCTTGCGCACCACATCCGAATAGTCGGCGCGGATCATCCCGAGGGCACGCGGCGAGGCCACCATCGTCAAGGCCGAGGTCTCGCCTGAGCTGACGGCCGCATCGAGCCGTCCGGCCAGGCTGCGCAGGAAGGCGCGCTCGGCCTCGTCGTGCCAATCAGTCTGCTCCACCGAGCTGCGGGCGCTACCGGCCGCGCCATGGAGTCTGCCCGGCGCGTCGGTCCCTTGCGCCCCGGTCGAGGGATTGGGCTGCTCGTGCACCTCCCTGGTGTGGAGGTTCGGAAACATCTCGTCGCCGAGGTTTTCCAGAATGAGCGCCTTGCGCCCGTCGCACACGACCAGCCAGTCACCCTTGTCGATTCTCATTTTGTCCATTTGCACAGCTCCAAAGCGACCTCGCGAGCCTGCCCTTCGAATTACTCGAAAGGCTGGCCACAAGGCTAGCTTAGGGACGAAGCCGCATCGGAGAATTGCGCGGGATCAAGGATGGCGACGATGTCCTGCGGGGCGCAAACGCAAGCGCAGCATTGGTCAAGCGCGCGAACCTGGGATAGTCTGCCGGAGCTAAAGGTCAGGCCTGCGGCGGGCTGGCTGAAGACCTGTTCATCAGCATTACATTTCGCCCCTGCCACAATTTGATCAGAACAAACTTCGATATCCCTGTATTGCGTAAGCGGAGAAAGACATCATGAAGCTTAGAATTGGCCTCGTCGCCGCGACCCTGCTGGGTGCGTTGGTCGCATCCCCGGCGGCGTCCGCCATGCCCATCGCGCCTGCTCCTGCGACGCCGCAGGTTTCCGACGTCGAGCAGGTCCGCATGGTCTGTGACGCCTGGGGACGCTGTTTCTGGCGCCCGAACTACTATGGATACTACGCGCCGCGACCGTACTACGGTCCCCGATATGCACCGCGCTTTTATGGTGGGCCTCGCTATTACGGACCACGCTATCGCCGTTGGTGATTCTATAGGGGCCCTCCGGGGCCCCTTCGCTTTTGCGAGATCAAGGACGTTGGTCTGGAGTCATTCCAAAACTGATCTAGATCAAAGACGAATTTCGCCACGCCGTCATTCTTCGACGATGGTCGATTTGATCGTTTTTCGATGTCCCCAGACGGGCATGAATGTACAGACACATCTTGAGAAGCAACAGAGACAGGAGGCGCAGAGCTTTGCCTCCTTCGCCTGTCCCGCCTGCACGCGGCTGCATTTCATCGACCTCGCCACCGGCCAGCCGATGACTCGAGACCGTTAACGACGACACCGATCCGCCGGGCTTCATGCCATGATGTCCGCAATACTACGGCCCGGAATCCGGTTTACTGAAGCGCGATGTTTCGCCATTGATGGCGATGTACTCACGTTCATTTGATTGTCACATTGCGGCAGCCGGCCACACGCATGTTGTTCGACGCCCTCGCTCCATCATCCGCGCTTCAATTGATCGGCTTTGCCGACGTCGATGCGTTTCGGCCGATCGAGTCGATGGAGGATGCGAGAAGCATTCCGCTCGACGTCCGGAATTTCGCGGCGGCTCGCGCTGTCGTCTCCCTGCCCGGTTGCCGCATCGTCATAATGCGTTCGTTCGCGCGCATCCTCGACGCGGCCTATCGGATGCCCGGCGGGATGGTGATCCTGCCCATGACGGACGACCTTCAGGTCAATTCCAAGGGCATGGATCTGGACGCGCGTTTCTTCATCGCGCTCCGCGGCAGCGATGAATGCCATTTCGTCGAGCGCCGGACCAATCATCATGCGATGATCATCTTCTCACCCGGCATGAGCGACCGGGGCTGGTTCGATCGGGCGGACGATTTGCGGGCTAATGTCGCGAACCGCCCCGCTTTGCTCCACATACGGCAGCTCCTGCTCGACATTCTGCGAACCGCGTCGGTGCAGCCGGCCCTGTTCGAAACGACCGAGGTCGCCGCCCATCTGCAGGAAGGCCTGCTGCTCGCGCTCGACGATCTGTTTCGCATCGATCCACTCTCAGACCGGAGTGCCTCCGTCCAGGGCGAGCGGTCGATCAAACTCGTGCAGCGTATCGATGATTACGTCGCGGCACATCCGACTGCTCCGATCTATACCGCCGATCTCGCCGGCGAGTTCGGCGTCTCGATCCGGACGCTCGGCGGCGCCGTCAGCAAGGTGCGCGGCATGAGCCTGCACCAGTACATTCGCCTGAAAAAATTGTGGGCGACGCGGTCTCGCCTTCTCAAAGGCGGGGGCGCCAACGTCGCCACATGCGCGCGCGCCCAAGGCTTTCACCATTTGGGGGAGTTTGCCGCAGCTTACCGCGCGACCTTCCACGAAGCGCCGTCCGACACGCTGGCACGGGGCCGGCAAGCCGGTCCGACGGCTGGCTGACCGGGCAGGCCGCTGCGGCCGTCGTTGTTGTCAGCGCCCTCTTCGGAACATATCCGGAATTGGCGCGCTCGGAGAGATTCGAACTCCCGACCCTCGGAATCGAAATCCGATGCTCTATCCAGCTGAGCTACGAGCGCCCTGGCCCAGACATTGGGCCACAGCCGAGACGCCCCAGATCGCTGCTGGCGGGCCAGCAGGCCGGACGACGCTCGGATGGGTTCGAATTAGCAGAGAGGCCGGCCAATAAAAAGCCCTTCCCGCCCCGATTCGAGATGGGTCAGACCTGCTCTTACCAGGTGCTGTTGAAGAAGCCGAAATGCGGCTGCTGCGCCACCACCATCATCGGCCGCCCTTGCTGCGGCACCGGATGCGTTCTGGCGACCTTGCGCTTGGGCTGCTGCGCTGAGGTCTGAGGGGGCTGGGCCTGAGGAAGCTGGCCCTGCGCCTGAATCTGTGAATTGGCTTCGATCTTCTTGACCGCAGCGGCAGCGCCCTTCGCGGCCGGCGTGAACTGGGCGAACGTCTCGCGGACCCGCGCCTTGGCAGATATCTCGGCCAAAGCCGGTGACATGCTCTCCACGGGCGACTGGGGAGCCGCGACGGCCGCGATCTTCACCGCAGGGGCGGCAAGCGTCGGCTGGCTGGTGTCGAGTACGACGCGCTCCGGCAGGTGGCGATCGGACCGGATCCGGATCAACGGCTGTTCGTTGCTTGCTGTTGCGATAGCCTGCGTCACAGGCGAAGTCGGCAGAACGTAGTCCGCCGCGAACAGCAGTGCAAACAAGGCTCCACCGACAAAGAAGAAATACCGAAAGATGGGCATTGGCCACGCTCCGCCCGCCGCATCCCCGCGTGGGCTCTCCGCCTTAACAGGCGATCATTTAATTGGTTCCTGGCCCAGCCGTTCGGTTCAAATGGCGACGCCAAGTTTCTTGGCCAAGTCCCCGGGACAGTAACTTTTCCGCTATCAGGCAATGCCGGCCTTATGTCCGACGTGCTGCCACAAGCGAACACTTTGCCTGATCGGCATTCACGTTGACGAAGCCGACGGGAATGCGCGCAAAAGTCTTGCGGCTCTTCATGCCGACCGGATCCGCCAGAACGCGGGTGCGGTCGGTGAGATGACTACCGTCGCGCCGCGCAAAAGCGCAGACGATCTCGACATCCTTTACGGCATAGTCGTTGTCGTTCCGCAGCGTGAGCGTCACCAGCGCCTTCGAGCCAAGGCCGCCGCGGCGCCAGGTCTGAGATGA of the Bradyrhizobium sp. WSM1417 genome contains:
- a CDS encoding DMT family transporter codes for the protein MNHNQEALTARAAPILFVLLWSTGFIGTKYVVNNADPLTYLAIRMAFVVGLMAIIVAIARPKWPDRIGIAHSAVAGILVHGFYLGGTAIAIAHSIPAGLSALIPGLQPILTSTIANRWLGEKVTPVQWAGLVLGLGGVVLILHGRPMTGEAGLGWLASVVALISITLGTLYQRRYCNHIDWRAGNLVQYVSVTIFFAIGAFLFEDRVVHWTREFMLALAWLAVALSIGSIGLLYWLIRHAAATSVASLFYLVPAVTALMAYLLFGEKLDALAIAGMVMCAAAVFVVNRRF
- a CDS encoding host attachment protein, which translates into the protein MDKMRIDKGDWLVVCDGRKALILENLGDEMFPNLHTREVHEQPNPSTGAQGTDAPGRLHGAAGSARSSVEQTDWHDEAERAFLRSLAGRLDAAVSSGETSALTMVASPRALGMIRADYSDVVRKALQGEVGKDLVKLPVYEIEKQLLLSGAAK
- a CDS encoding helix-turn-helix domain-containing protein, which gives rise to MLFDALAPSSALQLIGFADVDAFRPIESMEDARSIPLDVRNFAAARAVVSLPGCRIVIMRSFARILDAAYRMPGGMVILPMTDDLQVNSKGMDLDARFFIALRGSDECHFVERRTNHHAMIIFSPGMSDRGWFDRADDLRANVANRPALLHIRQLLLDILRTASVQPALFETTEVAAHLQEGLLLALDDLFRIDPLSDRSASVQGERSIKLVQRIDDYVAAHPTAPIYTADLAGEFGVSIRTLGGAVSKVRGMSLHQYIRLKKLWATRSRLLKGGGANVATCARAQGFHHLGEFAAAYRATFHEAPSDTLARGRQAGPTAG